Genomic window (Thermodesulfobacteriota bacterium):
CCATCGTTTCGAGCCTGCGAAGCATGTCCCTCGGGGTGTTGGCGTGACCCGTCGTAATGGAGCCGTCGTGTCCCGTGTTCATCGCCTGCAGCATGTCGAGCGCCTCTCCACCCCGGCACTCCCCGACGATGATTCGGTCGGGACGCATCCGGAGGGAGTTCCGCACGAGGTCCCGGATCGTCACCGCTCCGCCCCCCTCGATGTTCGGCGGCCTGGATTCCAGCCGGACGACATGGGGCTTCTGGAGGCGGAGCTCGGCGGAATCCTCTATGGTGACGATCCGCTCCTCTTCCGGGACGACGCCGGACAGCGCGTTCAATAGAGTGGTCTTGCCGGAGCCGGTGCCGCCGGAAACGATGATGTTCCTCCTCTGCCGGACCGCGTTGCGGAGGTATTCGGACGATTCCTGCGTCAGGGAGCCGATCGTCACGAGTTCGTCGAGGGAAAACGCCTCTTTCCGAAACTTCCGGATCGTCAGGCAGGCGCCGGTCAGGCTGACCGGCGGGATGATCGCGTTGATCCTCGATCCGTCCGGAAGACGCGCGTCCACGTAAGGAGAGGATTCGTCGAGGCGACGGTTCACCCTCGAAACCATCCGGTCGATGGCGATCCTCAGGGAATCCTCGGAAAGGAACGTCTTGTCGTGGGGGACGAGCTTTCCCTCGCGCTCCACGTAAATGGAGTCCCCGCCGTTCACCATGATTTCGGTGATCGACGGATCGTCCAGGAGGGAAGTGATCGGCCCGTAGGAGAAGATCTCGTCCAGGATCTCCCTCCGGAGGAATTCCTTTTCCGCAGGCGCAAGGGTTCCCCCGGACATCTCCTGCTGCAGGATCTCTTCCGCGCGGCGTTTGCACCTATCGATGTCCTCGGTCAACGCCAGTCCCGTCTTGCGGGCGTCGAGCCGGGACAGCACGGCCTGATGCAGCCTGATCCGGATGGACCGGTCCATGATCTTTCCTCCTCAATCCAGCAGTCGGAATCGCACGGCATCCCTCTGCATGGCGGATTTCTTTTCCCATTCCGCGACTTCCGGAGCGGACCCTCCCGCAACTTCCTTCGGAGTGATGAAGATTGCCAGCTCCGTCAGGTTTTCCCGGAAGCTTCTCGATTTGAACAGCTCGCCGAGGACCGGGATCTGCCCCAGCAGCGGCACCTTCGAGATGTCCTTCGCCATCTCGTTCTTGACCAGCCCGGAAAGCATCACGGTTTCACCCGGAGATGTGGAGAAGTGCGTGGATACACGGCGGGTAAGAAAGGCGGGGACATCGGCGCTTCCGCTGGCATGATCCACCGAGCTGACCTCCGCGGTCACGCTCGTCCGGATCTTTCCTTCCGGGGCCATGGTCGGGTGGATCTTCAGGATGATCCCGTACGTTTTCCACTCCACCTTGCGTGTTTCGGGGGTGATGATCACGATCGGGATCTCTCCGCCGGCGAGGAACGACGCTTCCTCTCCGCTTTCGCACGCCAGACGGGGGTTCGTGAGGATCCGTGCCTTCCCGTGCGCCAGGAGAAGGTTCAGGCTCGCGTCGAATTCGGTTCCCAGGGAGACCGTCTTGCCGGAACCCGAAGACGTGGCGAAGGTGGTCTTGAACGGGATGGATTCCGGCCACTGGACGCCCAGCTTCGCGGATTCCCCCCTGCCGATCTCGATGATCTTCAGGTCGTAGTCGAGCAGCGTCTTTTTCTCCTCCGGGAGAGACACCTGGAGGTGGATCCCCGGACGCGACCGGGCGAAATCCTCAAGCACCCTTTTTTCCCGGGAAGTGGCGACTGTTCCGCCGACGATCACGGCGCCCCCGGCCTCGGTTACGGTCAGACCGGGGAAGGATCCGGCAAACTGCCGGATTTCCTCCGCCCAGCTGTTTTTCCTCGATCCGACCTCGACCCGCCACTCCTTCCGGATCCCCTTTTCCCAGAGGACCAGATCGGTTTCCCCTTCCTTTTTCCCGACAAGGAGGATCCCATCGCCCTTCGGCAACGGCTGGGCCTCGATGATCTCCGGGTTCCCCACAGAAAGCCGGGAAACCCCCTTTCGGTCGAGGATCTTCTGGAAACCGGGCAGGAGCCGGACGAACTCCTCCCCGCGGGATTCCCGGTGTGCGGGAAAAGGGAGGAATGCAAGGGCGAAAGCCAGCGCAAGGAGGATCTTTTTCATGACGGAGATCCTGACGGAGATCCGACCTGGGGAACCGGCGTGAGAATCCGGATGCCGCCTTTCCATACCTCAACGGGGGAGACCCCCGTGTTACTCCGACGACGGTCCCGGACCACCGCGCCGTTGTCGGCCGGGTTCCTGAGGAACCAGTGCAGCTTGCCGGACGCCGACGCCCTGGCGATGCCGATCCCTTCCCCGGGAGTGACCATCAGGGTGACCGTTTCCGCCTCCGCCGCATCGGCCTGGCCGGCCAGGCGGTTTGTGTGTCGGTCCACGGAGATCACGGGGATGTCCGGTATCCACGAAGGGACCCGGGAATCCTGCGCCTCCGCGAGAAGGTCCACCCGGTCCCCGGGACGCAGCATCCCGGAGAAGGACGAGGCCGTATCGACGGTGACCGTCAGCGCCCTTCTTCCGACGGATACCAGGCTCGAGAACGCATCCGTCTCGTACGGTTCCTCGACGTCCGTCCACAATACGGGCTCGCCGGGATCGATCGGGTACTTCGCCTTTGCGCCGATGAGAAGCTCGAAATCCTTTGCCGGGACATTCCGTTTCCCCACGCCGGAGGCCGGGACCGGTTTCTTCGCGATGGTCTCCCGCGAGAATTCCGTTCCGGCGGCGATCGGGACCGCCGCGACGACGATTTCCACAGGGTGCGCCTGCCGGCGGATGGAGGATTCCACCGCGGAGATCCTCTTTCCCGCCGCCGCGAGCGCAATGCCGGTCAGGAGGATCCCGGCGGCGAGCGGGAGCATCTCCATCGCCTTACCTTTCCAATTTGCGGAACAGAAGGAAGCGGCCTTCTTTTTCATCCAGGAATACAACGGCGCTCTCCTTTCCACGGAGCTGGCGGAACATACGGGCGCGTCCGTCGGTTTCTGCGGGGGAAAGGGGGCTCCATCCCTCGGTTTCCAGGCGGGCGGCAGCTGTCCTTCCCCGCGATTCCAGCGTTCCGAACGCGAGATCGACGGAATGGCGCTCCCCGGAAAGCCGGAGCGAATGCTCCGCCATCAATCCTCCGGGAAGTTTCGGCGAGCCGGCGGGACGGGTGTCCGACGGGACAGCGTGCTTTCCGGAAAACAACGGCCTCAAGGCGGGGCGGTCCTCGGGAACGTCGAATCCTTCCGGAGGCTTCATGCCGAGTTTTTCCAGCTCCCTTCGCAGGAGGGTAGAATCGTTCGAGAAGATTTCGCCGACGAGGAACCCCTTCCCATCGATTCTGAATTTGTTCGTGGAGGAGAATTCCGCTTTCCGGGCGTCGCCGCTTCCCGCCGCGACGATGCATACGGCCAGCGCGACGGAGGCAATCGAACAACGCAACAGGATTCTTTTCATCGAAGCGCTCCTGCCAGCACTACGGCCTGGACGGTCCGGCGGATGGTCGATCCCGATTTCGTCCCTTTTCCCCAGCAATCGACCGCCCCTTCCGCTTCGCGCCGGATTACGTGAAACGGAAGGTCGATGAATCCTCCCACCTGCTCCCTCTCCACCGAAACGGCGGCCGATGCGACGGTTCGTCCCGACATGCCTCCAAAGGGCGGTATCGCCCCTCCAAAGGAACGGTTTTCCCCAAGGAGTTGAACGTGGCTCCCGACGGGATAAACCGTCCTTGCCAGGTCGTCTCCGACCGGAGAAAGGTCCCTCCCGGTCCGGAGCATCTGCGCGTGGGCGGCCGATTCCGCGGAGCCGGAAAGTTCCAGATTCCGGTAAGCCCAGTAACCGCCCGCCAGGAGGATGAGCAGAAGAGGCAGCATAAAAACAGTTTCCAGGGCGGATTGACCCGAGGGAGCCCTGTGCCGTGAAATCATCTGGTTTCCCTTTCCGAAAGACGGGATCTCCATGTCATCTCGGCGGAGCCGCCGCCGTACGGTTCGGCCGTCGCTTCCGCAAACACCGGGTCTTTCCGGGTCTCCCCGAGGAAGGGGATCGGCAGGACGGGCGCATTCATGGTTCCGGCGAACCGGACGTACTGCCGTTCCGTGAAATCCTTTTCGGGAACCAGCATCCGGATCGGTCCCTTCGAGTCCTGGAAGATGAAGCCAAGCGCGGCGTCCAGGAGGGAGGTCACGCTCTTCACGGCGGAATGGGCGAAACGGATCTTCCGCAGGCGGTTCAACACGGACGATACCGGCGCGATGGCGTCCACCAGGTGCACCGGTGGCCCGGGTTCCAGGTGCAGCTCGAGCGTGTTCCGGCCGTCATGGGCGCCGCGCGGATTCACGGGAAAGAGGACTCCGGCGACGTTCCGTTTCTTCGCGAGCGCGGCGGTTTCCCCGAGGATAAGGTAAGGGGCGGCATCCCGGATCTTGATGCTCCACGCGACCAGTTGATGGGCCGTTTTCCAGCAGTTCCGGATCAATTCCCGTGCGTACCGGCTGTATTCGAGGAAGGCCGGCACCCCCACCCCGAAAGCGGCGGCGACCGCCAAGGCGGCCCAGACCACGCAGGTATACCGGATCACCCGCATGCATTGAGTGACGCCGTCGTTCAGAGCGGCGATCATGTTCAGGGACCGGGCTTCCCATGTGGCCGCGTTCAGGGCGACGGCGTCCGCGGCGTTCGCGCAGGAAACCCGGGCGACCGCGACGTTGTTCAGGGTGATCGACGCCAGGACCAGTGTCAGCAGCGTTCCGGCGACCACCAGGAACAGGACCGTCGCCTGGCCGCCGTTTCCCGAACGGATCCGGATCGCCTGCCTTGAGAAGTAGCGGATCATCGTCATTCCACCGTCACCCAGCGTTCGGACTGCATCATCAGGTAGTACCTGTTCCCCAGCCGGATCATCCGGCCGGGGGACAGGGAATACAGAAGCCGGTCGACCCACGGCACGATCAGCTCCACGCCGTGGGTCAGGCGGACGCAGAGCGGCTCACCCGGAAACGTATGATCGGTCCGCCGATCTTCCTTCCCCGCAATTTCAAGGCGGGTCATCGCCACGGAGGCCAGCGAACCTCCGGGGCGGTTCTGACAGTTCCGGTACGCTTCGAGAAAAGCGGCCTGCCTGGCCTCATGGAAGTCGATCCGGGCCGTCCTGGCGAATTTCCTGGCCGCGAGGTGCGCCGCTGCGTCCACGGCGCCTTTTCCCATCCAGAGCAGGGAGAGCTGGATGATCGACATCAGGAAGAGCGTCAGCGGGATGACCGCCACCAGTAAACCGGTCATGGCCGATCCCCGTTCACTTCGAGCCGGCATAGTTGGACAGGTCTTTCTGGTTCGCTTCCTTCTCCGCCTTGTCCGCGAGCGATTCGACTTTCTTGTCTACGCTGCCGGACATCGCCGTCACGATGGTATGGAACTGGTTCCTGAGCTGGTTGCCGAAGATGTTGACGATCCCGATCGCGGCGATCGCCACGAGGGCGGTGATGATGATATACTCCGTCAGTCCCTGCCCCCTGCGGTTTCTCCCGGTCGTCCGTTTCATTGCCCGCCTCCTTCTTGAGTTTGGTGACCGGGTACGGAGCAATACCGGTGCCGCGGAAAACGTGGGGAGGCAAGCGGAAAAAGGAATCGGATCGAACGGTTAGCGGGATGGATCCGAAGGATTGAAAGAGAGGGTGACCGGAAACCGAACCAACGGTCCGGTTACCGGTCTGACTCCTGGGCGTTGATCCCGAACTTCTTGAGCTTCTCGAACAGCGTGGACTTGGCGATTCCCAGCGACCGCGCCGTGCGGGTCTTGTTCCCGCCCTGGCGGGCCAACTCCGCAAGGATATTGGTGCGCTCGGCCTGCTCCCAGCGGGTAAGCCCATCGGGCGCGCCGTCGGCGGAGGCGTCCGCAGCGCCGTCTCGCAGGAAGGCGAAGTCACCCGCGCGCAGCTCCGCCCCTTCCCCCATGACCACCGCCCGCTGGATCGCGTTGCGCAGCTCCCGCACGTTGCCGGGCCAGTCGTGGGAGATGAGGGCGTCGAGCGCCTCGGGGGAGAGCGACGGCATGGGGCGGGGCGAACGCGCGCCCAGCGCGGTAAGGAAATGCCGGGCGAGGGCGGCGATGTCCTCCCTCCGCTCGCGCAGCGGCGGCACCGCGACGGTGATGGCGCCCACGCGGAAATAGAGGTCCTCCCGGAACTCCTTCTTCGCCACCTCGGCTTTGAGGTTGCGGTTGGTCGCTGCAAGCACCCGGGCATCGGCCGAGAGCGTCTCGTTCCCGCCGACCCGCTTGATCTCCCGCTGCTCCAGAGCGCGCAGCAGCTTCGGCTGGAGGGAGTAGGGGAGCTCCCCGATCTCGTCGAGGAAGATGGTGCCGTTGTGGGCCAGTTCGAAGGCGCCTTTCCGCTGCGACGTCGCGCCGGTGAACGCCCCCTTCTCGTGGCCGAACAGCTCGCTCTCGATCAGCTCGGGGGAGATCGCCCCGCAGTTGACGACGATGAAGGGGCGGTCGGCGCGGTCGGAGGCGTCGTGCAGCCCGCGAGCGACGAGCTCCTTCCCGCTGCCGGTCTCCCCCTCGATGAGGACCGCCGCATCGGACGCACCCACCCGGCGCACCGTCTCGATCAGCTTCCGGATGGGGGAGCTGCCTCCGACGAGGCCGAAGGGGGCGTCGACGGGCGTATGGGAAACGGGGGGACGGCCGGAGGCGGAGGGCGGCGCGGAAACGGGAAGGGCGGCGATGGGGCCCGGGGCGACGGTGGGCTCCTCGCATAAGGAGGAGGAGGCATCCGGCCTCAAGAAATGGATCCGGTACGGACCGATCTGGAAGGTGTGCCCGTCGTCCAGCGGGAGCTGCGTCACCGGCTTGCCGTCCACGTGCGTGCCGTTGCGGCTCCCCAGGTCGGCGAGGAAATACCGGTTCCCGACGCGGTAGATCCGCGCGTGGAGCCGGGAGACGGAGCGGTCGGGAAGCTGCAGGTCGGCTTCGGGACCCCGGCCGATGCGGACCTCCTTCAGCCCGAGCCGGACTTCCACCGTCATTCCGTCGGTGATGGATACGGACAATCTCGCTCCCGGATCGGCCTGGATCATCGCTCCCTCCCGAATGGGTCTTCTCTCATTAGCAAGGGGGATGCCGGGCGCCTTAAGGGGCGATTCCTTTCTCAAGATAGATGACCCATTCGATGTCCAACAGTTTGGGAATACCGGAAACCGGGCCGGAGAGGACCATGTTCGGGCCTCCCCGCTCGAGGATCCTGAAGCCCGCCGCCTCGACCTGCTTTTCCTCCGTCTCCTTCGGCACGGACCGGAAGCGGGCCAGGACCGGGACCTCCTTGCCCTCGGCGCCCTTGCCGAACCGGTCGAGCATCGGGAACTCCANNNNNNNNNNGCGGGAGGACCTCTCCGGGCTGGAGGAGGAGGATCGCGGCGTTCCCGAACTCGTTCAGCATCGTGATGGAGGAGCGGTCGAACATCGTGGAGAGCCCGAAAAAGACGTCGCGGCGGAAAACGGCGATGACGGCGAGTTTCTCCTTCCCTCCCTCCCGCACGACCTTCGCCAGCGCGTCGTCGCCCTTCGCCGCGAGCAGCGCCTCCGAGGCGTTGTCGAGAGCCGGCCGGTCCGCGGTCCGCGGGCATCCCGACAGCAGTGCAACCGCAAGGAGGAGAAGGGCGGCGGGAGCGCCCTTATTGCTTCGGCGTAAGGTATCCGACACGGAGCGTCACGTCGAGGTATCGGGGATCGTCGTAACGGCTTTTCAGCAGCGCCGAGCGGACCACCACCGGGACGTCGTCGCCGGACAGCTTCCGGATGGTCTTCACGGCCTCGAGGTAGGTCAGGTTCTCCATCCGGACATCGAACGCCTCCTCCCGGAACGTTTCGCCGTCCCGGGCGCCGCCGGACTTCAGGCTGAACGCCGACTGGGGGATCCCGGCGTCCAGCAGGAGGGACGTCAGGCCGGCAGATGGGGCCTCTTTCCGGTTGGCGGCCGCGTTCACCGCGGCGGAGCGGCGGGTCGTGTCGCGCCGGATCCGCTCGAGCTCCGGCTTTGCCCTGCGCACCTCGGCCAGGTCGCTCTCGGCCGAGGCCATGGCGCGCGAAAGCGTGCCCAGGCGCGTGACGGCGGGGAACACCGCGAATGTCAGGAACAGCAGCACCGCCGCCGCGGCGCCGCCGAGGACGAGGACCCGTTTCTCCCGTTCAAGAAGCACGGCGATCCTCCTTGTGCTCGACGAGGATGGTGAAGCGGACGGCGGTCCCCTTGGCGCTTCCCTCGGATCCCTGCACCGTCACGGAGTAATCGGCGCCGTAGGCGGCGGCCAGCCCGGACCGGTACGTTTCGACCAGCGCCGATTGCCCCGCCTCTCCGACGAGCCGTACCCGCCCGCCCTCGACCGACGCCTCCCGGACGAAGATCTCTCCCTGGGGGAGCGCCTTGGATGCGAGCGAAAGGAGGTCGGCGGCAGGAGGGGCGTCGGTGCCCAGCTCCTTCTGCAGGCGTTTCAGCGACGCCACCTTCTCCCGGATCTGCGTCCCGGCCTGGACCACGGACTTGACCTCCGGCGCGGCCTCCTGGAATTCCTTCCGCACCTGGGCGCGCGCCTTGTCGAGCTTCCGGTCCCCCGTCCAGACCGAGAAATAGAGCGACCCGATCGCCAGCAGCGCAGCGACGCTTCCCGCGATCGCCGCGATGCGCACTCTCCGGGCCTCCCGGGTCTTTTCCATCGCCGCTTCCACGGAGGTGCGCAGCGAGAAGCCGCCGGCGACTTTCGGGAGCAGCGGGGCGAGCGCAGCGCCGCAGGCGGCGAGGTGGGACGCGGGGATCCCCTCGGGGATGGCGCACGCCTGCAGCCCCGGGATGGCGTCCGCCACGGAGGCAGGCAGGCCGCCGACGGCGAAGACGGGCGGCGCGGGCGGCTCCGCCTTCGCGGCATCGAGCACGGCGGAGAGGATCTCCGCGGGAGTTTCCGCCATCGCGGCGGGGAACTGGCGGGCGGTCCGCACGCCGGCCCCGGACGCCCGGAGCAGGAGGATATCCTGGAAGGAGGACAGGATCAGCGCGTCGTCGGGGACCTTCCCTGCCGCGAGGAGCAGGAGGGCCGCATGATCGGTCACGACCCGGTCCACGCGGATTCCCGCCGCGTGGAACGCTTCGACGCACTTCTCGACGAAGGAGCGCCGCGCGGCGACCGCGAGGAAGGTGCCGGGCGCCTCCGGCGCGGCCGGGAGCAGGTCGGAGAGGATCTCGTCGTCCTCGATCGGGAGGTTCCCCTCCAGCTCGGCGATGTGGATGGCGCGCGCCCGCGGAAGGTCGGTCACAGGGAGGGGCACCGGCCGGACGAAGGTGAGCGGCGGCGGAAGCGTGATCACCGCCCCGGAGAGCGGCTGCCCCGGGACGGCGTTCCGGAGCGCCTCGGCGAGCGCCGCGGGGTCTCCCGGCCCGCCGAACGGTTCGCGGCAGGGAACCTCGACGGCGGCGGCGATCTGCGGCGACGCGGGCGCGCCGTCCAGCGCGACGGCGTGCATCCGGTCTTTGGACAAAGCGATCCCGATCGTGAGCATGGTCTCCTCAGAACAGCTCGATTTCCGCCTTGGGCGCGGTCAGCGACCCGACGATCCTCAGATTAGCATTCTTTGCGTTTTTCGCCAGCATGTCGAAAAGGATTCCTACGCGCCCTTCGAACGGGTTCCGGATGGAAAGGTGGAACGTGACCGTCGCGCTCCCGGGCGTGAGAAATTTCGCGACCTCCCCCGTCCCCTCCACGCGGGATCCCTCGTAGCTTCCCTGGAGCCGGGGGACGTGCAGCGAGCTCCCGCGGACCACGAACGTCATGGCCGCGTTGTCGATCCGCGCCTCGCGGATCGGGGAGCCCCCTGCGGGCATGGGGATCAGCAGAAACTCGAAATCGCCCGCGCCCGTGGCCGCAAGCGAATTCCCCGATCCTGTCCAATGGACGTCTGCCTTCCGGACGGAGAGTCCCGCGCCGGAACCTGTGAAGACCGGAAGGGGGATCTGTTCGGAGGAGACCCCGGCGACGATCACCCGGCCCCGGCTGGGGCTCCAGAACGCCGGGGAGAGCCGGATGTCCACGACGGAATCCCCCCGCGAGCAGCGGAGGTGGGCTGGAAGCCAGCGGAACAGCCCGGTCCATTCCCAGGCTGCGGAAAGCTCGTCCAGGGAGAGCTGGCGGTTCCCGCCGAAATCGAGAGTCACTCCATTGAGCCGCACGCCGAGCGGGAAAAGCAGCCGGGAGTTTTCCGCGGACAACCGGATCCCCCTCGCCTCCAGCCCCGGGCGGAGCAGGGAAAGGGCAAGGTCGCCCGGCAGCGTGAGCGCCACCGTCAGCAGGAAGACGCAGAGGAAGAGGGCCGCGCCGAGAGCGTACGCGGCCAGCCGCCTCGGACGGACGCGTCTACCGCCCGGCAACGGGTTTCCTTGAGGCCCTCCGCAACAGGAGCAGGAGCGCCGGCAGGATCAGCAGTTCCGCACCGGGGATTCCGTCCCCGCCGCCGTTCCCGGGAAGGGCGACCACCGCGCATCCGGATTGCGTTCCGGTCTCGACGGAGTCGAGGGTGGAAGTGACATAGATGTTCCTGGCCCCGGCGACCGTATTGTCGGCCCCCGACCAGAAATGGACCGCCTTGCCGTTGAAGTGCACGAACGCGGCGCGCGTGTAGTCCCCCTCGGTCTGCCTCCCGAACGCGATGTTGTCCGTTCCGACGGTCGCCGGATTCAGGGAAAGGAAGACGGTGGAGTTGAACGCGAGCAGCGCCAGGTCGACCGCGTAGTACCTTCCTGGGACCCCTCTGGAGGCGTTGTCCGCGAAGCCGTATCCGCCGACGTGCATGTCGCGGCTCGAGTCGAGGATCACGTCGGGCCGGTACGTGTCGCAGTTGGCGGGGAGCACCGTGCCTCCCGGAACCGTGAGGAAGAACGAGGAGAGCGCGGCCACGTTCCCGACGTTCACCGGCTGCCCGTCGTGGATCACGGCGTAAGGATTCAGCGCGGCGACGCCGACGGAGCCGGATAGGCCGGGCAGGTTGAAGGGCTGGTCCACCGCGACGACCCAGATGCTGTTGATGCTGTTGTGAAGGACGGACGGGAATCCCCAGCGGCGGTTTCCGCCGGAGAGAACCTGGGTGGGGCCGATCGCCACGTTGTCGGGCGCGCCGTTGGCGTTTGCCTGGACCAGCGAATAGTAGATCCCGGTCGGCTCCGCGTCCGCGTCGTCGTTGGCCGCCCACACGACGTGGCTGAATCCGTTGCTGTCGATCTCGAGGCGGGGAAGGGGGCTGGATCCCGTGCTGCTGGCGATGGAGGAGAGCAGTAGGGGAGTGCCCGAGACCAGCGCGTTGTCGATCCCGACCCGCGCAAAAAACACGTTTCCGGACGTGTTGTCCGCGTACGCGACGCGCAGGGTCCCGTCCGTCACGACCAGCCGGAAGGACGGGTCGACGAGCGTCCCGGCGAGGCGCACGGAAGACGCGTCGAGAATCTCGCTCACGGTTTGCCCCGCCACGGAGTTGCCCGCCAGGGTGATCCGCGCCCGGAACAGCCGGTATTCCCCGGGAAGAAGGCCCGCGGGAACGGCCTGGAAGACGACGATCACCTCGGTTTCCGTGCGGACGGCGATCTGCGGGTGGCGGGCGTCCGTGTAGGCCGCTCCGTTGTCGATGACGACGGCCGGCGTGAGTAGGACGTCGGACCGCAACGTGGCCGCGCTTGCGAAGTTCGCCGATCCCTCCACGGCGGCGTAGTGCAGCCGGAAATTCCCCGTCCCGTCGGGGTCTCCGATGAACGCGACGTGGATCCGCGTGTTGAAGGTCGCGGCCGACGGCTGGTCGAACGCCCAGGTGCCCGTGCCGTTGTCGTTTACGGGGAAGATCGCTTCCGCGCCCGCGGACGCCGCGAAGAGCAGGAAGAGCGCGGCGAGCGGAAGGCGGAGATGTCTGCGATGGTTCATTCGGTATCCTCCGGGATGCGGGATCGTTCTATTCGAGGCGCCAAGAGCGCCATTTTACATCATTTCCGCTGCGCCGTCCGATGGCGTCGATCGTGCGGACCGTGCTTCCGACCTCCCCTGCCGAGCGGACGTGGAACGTGCTCGAACTGACGGTGATGAGCTCCTCCATGCGGGTGCGGTTCCGGGTATAGAGGTCGCTGAAAAAGGTGGACACGTTTTTAATATCGGAAGTCTTTTCGAACGGTTTCTCCGTCCGATACGCGATTAGCTGCGCCGCCGCCGCGTTGTCGATGGCCGCGTCCATTCCGGCAGACAGCGCGGTCAGCACCTCCACCGGGGCGGTGTTGATGTTCACCTTGCCGGTACCGGTAGATGTACCGGCGGAGGTAGATGTGCTGACCGTCACGAAGGGGCGGATCTTGTCGTAGATTTCCCGCGTGACTCCCCGGACGAGAAGGATCTCCTCCACCGAGTCGAACAGGTCGTTTTTTGCCTCGTACGGGTTGGGAAGCGACATGTAATAGACGGTCTCCGCGCCGCCGGCGCGCGGGGCGTCGTCGTTGTCCAGCCAATCGACGAATGCTTCCGCGAGTGAGGGATCGATCCCCATCCCGGAGAGGAAGCGCTGAAACACGGGGAACCACCGATCGTGCGGGTTGGTCCCGCTCGACGACACTAGCTGGTTGAGGTTGATCTTCCGCTCCTCGTCCTCCACCGTGATGCGGACCGCGCCGTCGCCCAGCTCGATGGGGGGGACCGCCCGCGACCAGAACTCGTCCAGCGTGTCGATCTGACTGTCCTTCGCGTCCTCGCGCAGGGCGATGACGGCGGCCGCGGTCCCCGCCTCCGCGAGCAGCGCGCAGCGGATCGAGTCCCTGCCGTAGGCGCTGGTCTGCGCCGCGCGGGCGCCCAGGCGGAAGATCTCGTTGGCAAGCGCCACCACGAGGACCAGGACCAGGAGGGTGACGAGGAGGGCGACCCCCCGCTCGCCGTCGCGCCGCCGCCTCATTGGGAGGACCCCGCGCGCCTGCCGGAATATGTGAGGATCGACTCCTGGCCGGCGAGCATGAGGAGGATCTCGCGCCGGTAGACCTCGCCGCGGGAGCCCGTCAGCGTGACGGCGACTTTCTCCGGGAGCTTCGTCTTCGTCGCCCCGCCCGCGGGCCATTGCTTGTGCCAGGTCGTTCCGTCGTACAGCTCGACCCGAAAGCCTTTGATTCCCTCCGCGAT
Coding sequences:
- the gspK gene encoding type II secretion system minor pseudopilin GspK, with protein sequence MRRRRDGERGVALLVTLLVLVLVVALANEIFRLGARAAQTSAYGRDSIRCALLAEAGTAAAVIALREDAKDSQIDTLDEFWSRAVPPIELGDGAVRITVEDEERKINLNQLVSSSGTNPHDRWFPVFQRFLSGMGIDPSLAEAFVDWLDNDDAPRAGGAETVYYMSLPNPYEAKNDLFDSVEEILLVRGVTREIYDKIRPFVTVSTSTSAGTSTGTGKVNINTAPVEVLTALSAGMDAAIDNAAAAQLIAYRTEKPFEKTSDIKNVSTFFSDLYTRNRTRMEELITVSSSTFHVRSAGEVGSTVRTIDAIGRRSGNDVKWRSWRLE
- a CDS encoding CpaF family protein; this encodes MDRSIRIRLHQAVLSRLDARKTGLALTEDIDRCKRRAEEILQQEMSGGTLAPAEKEFLRREILDEIFSYGPITSLLDDPSITEIMVNGGDSIYVEREGKLVPHDKTFLSEDSLRIAIDRMVSRVNRRLDESSPYVDARLPDGSRINAIIPPVSLTGACLTIRKFRKEAFSLDELVTIGSLTQESSEYLRNAVRQRRNIIVSGGTGSGKTTLLNALSGVVPEEERIVTIEDSAELRLQKPHVVRLESRPPNIEGGGAVTIRDLVRNSLRMRPDRIIVGECRGGEALDMLQAMNTGHDGSITTGHANTPRDMLRRLETM
- a CDS encoding pilus assembly protein N-terminal domain-containing protein, with the protein product MKKILLALAFALAFLPFPAHRESRGEEFVRLLPGFQKILDRKGVSRLSVGNPEIIEAQPLPKGDGILLVGKKEGETDLVLWEKGIRKEWRVEVGSRKNSWAEEIRQFAGSFPGLTVTEAGGAVIVGGTVATSREKRVLEDFARSRPGIHLQVSLPEEKKTLLDYDLKIIEIGRGESAKLGVQWPESIPFKTTFATSSGSGKTVSLGTEFDASLNLLLAHGKARILTNPRLACESGEEASFLAGGEIPIVIITPETRKVEWKTYGIILKIHPTMAPEGKIRTSVTAEVSSVDHASGSADVPAFLTRRVSTHFSTSPGETVMLSGLVKNEMAKDISKVPLLGQIPVLGELFKSRSFRENLTELAIFITPKEVAGGSAPEVAEWEKKSAMQRDAVRFRLLD
- a CDS encoding sigma 54-interacting transcriptional regulator, with amino-acid sequence MIQADPGARLSVSITDGMTVEVRLGLKEVRIGRGPEADLQLPDRSVSRLHARIYRVGNRYFLADLGSRNGTHVDGKPVTQLPLDDGHTFQIGPYRIHFLRPDASSSLCEEPTVAPGPIAALPVSAPPSASGRPPVSHTPVDAPFGLVGGSSPIRKLIETVRRVGASDAAVLIEGETGSGKELVARGLHDASDRADRPFIVVNCGAISPELIESELFGHEKGAFTGATSQRKGAFELAHNGTIFLDEIGELPYSLQPKLLRALEQREIKRVGGNETLSADARVLAATNRNLKAEVAKKEFREDLYFRVGAITVAVPPLRERREDIAALARHFLTALGARSPRPMPSLSPEALDALISHDWPGNVRELRNAIQRAVVMGEGAELRAGDFAFLRDGAADASADGAPDGLTRWEQAERTNILAELARQGGNKTRTARSLGIAKSTLFEKLKKFGINAQESDR
- the cpaB gene encoding Flp pilus assembly protein CpaB yields the protein MEMLPLAAGILLTGIALAAAGKRISAVESSIRRQAHPVEIVVAAVPIAAGTEFSRETIAKKPVPASGVGKRNVPAKDFELLIGAKAKYPIDPGEPVLWTDVEEPYETDAFSSLVSVGRRALTVTVDTASSFSGMLRPGDRVDLLAEAQDSRVPSWIPDIPVISVDRHTNRLAGQADAAEAETVTLMVTPGEGIGIARASASGKLHWFLRNPADNGAVVRDRRRSNTGVSPVEVWKGGIRILTPVPQVGSPSGSPS